The following proteins come from a genomic window of Streptomyces sp. NBC_00539:
- a CDS encoding 5-(carboxyamino)imidazole ribonucleotide synthase — translation MTFPVVGMVGGGQLARMTHEAGIPLGIRFKLLSDTPQDSAAQVVNDVVIGDYRDLETLRAFARGCDVITFDHEHVPIEHLRALEADGIPVRPGPDALMHAADKGVMRARLDEIGAPSPRHRIVSDPADAVAFADEVGGFPVILKTVRGGYDGKGVWFVRTPEDAQAPFKAGVPVLAEEKVDYVRELAANIVRSPHGQAVAYPVVESVQVDGVCDTVIAPAPNLSEELAGEAQALALRIAKELGVTGHLAVELFETTDGRILVNELAMRPHNSGHWTQDGAVTSQFANHVRAVLDLPLGDPRPRARWTVMANVLGGDYPDMYAAYLHCMAHDPQLKIHMYGKDVKHGRKVGHVNTYGDDLDDVLERARHAAGYLRGTITE, via the coding sequence GTGACGTTCCCGGTAGTCGGCATGGTCGGCGGCGGACAGCTCGCCCGCATGACCCACGAGGCGGGTATCCCCCTCGGCATCAGATTCAAGCTCCTCAGTGACACCCCACAGGACTCGGCGGCCCAGGTCGTGAACGATGTCGTCATCGGCGACTATCGCGACCTGGAGACGCTGCGTGCCTTCGCGCGCGGCTGTGACGTGATCACCTTCGACCACGAGCATGTACCCATCGAACACCTGCGGGCCCTGGAAGCGGACGGCATCCCCGTCCGCCCGGGGCCCGACGCGTTGATGCATGCCGCCGACAAGGGGGTGATGCGCGCCCGCCTCGACGAGATCGGCGCGCCCAGCCCCCGCCACCGGATCGTGAGCGATCCGGCGGACGCGGTGGCCTTCGCGGACGAGGTCGGCGGGTTCCCCGTCATCCTCAAGACGGTGCGCGGCGGCTACGACGGCAAGGGCGTGTGGTTCGTCCGCACACCCGAGGACGCGCAGGCCCCCTTCAAGGCGGGCGTCCCCGTCCTGGCCGAGGAGAAGGTGGACTACGTCCGCGAGCTCGCGGCCAACATCGTCCGCTCCCCGCACGGCCAGGCGGTGGCCTACCCCGTGGTGGAGTCCGTCCAGGTCGACGGCGTGTGCGACACGGTGATCGCGCCCGCCCCGAACCTGTCGGAGGAGCTGGCGGGCGAGGCGCAGGCGCTGGCCCTGCGGATCGCGAAGGAACTCGGCGTGACCGGTCACCTGGCCGTCGAACTGTTCGAGACCACCGACGGCCGGATCCTGGTCAACGAACTGGCCATGCGCCCGCACAACAGCGGCCACTGGACCCAGGACGGCGCGGTCACCTCCCAGTTCGCCAACCACGTACGGGCGGTCCTGGACCTGCCGCTGGGCGACCCGCGCCCGCGCGCCCGCTGGACGGTCATGGCGAACGTCCTGGGCGGCGATTACCCCGACATGTACGCGGCCTACCTGCACTGCATGGCCCACGACCCGCAGCTCAAGATCCACATGTACGGCAAGGACGTGAAACACGGCCGCAAGGTCGGCCACGTCAACACCTACGGCGACGACCTGGACGATGTGCTGGAGCGCGCACGTCACGCAGCCGGCTACCTCAGAGGGACGATCACCGAATGA
- a CDS encoding membrane dipeptidase translates to MADLQDEPLPSPGTDVGPGSLGSDDLAAQGAAPGALDRAMELLSEHPVADGCNTLVWTLRQSPYHDIDTPDLGVDTDIPRLRAGGVGAQFWSLLTPSEAPACDQVVSETLEQIDVALSLVRRYPDSLCLALTPGDMVDARNRGRIAAFLGPVPGRTLSGSLGALRAFHALGVRVLAPAGAPWAREGLTVFGHEVVKEMNRLGMLVDLAGCPSAVACQLAGASKAPVIISNTGAAALNPHPSNVADEVLLALRAAGGLAMVTFDTERTGDSLHAVADHVDHVRALAGPNGVGLGAAFGAEPGSPRPAGLTDPSGYPRLVAELLERGWTEPDLALLTWGNAQRVLRDAEFTGRAAQHRRPA, encoded by the coding sequence ATGGCCGACTTGCAGGACGAACCCCTTCCGAGCCCCGGCACCGACGTGGGCCCCGGCTCCTTGGGATCCGACGACCTCGCCGCCCAGGGCGCGGCACCCGGGGCCCTGGACCGGGCCATGGAGCTGCTGTCCGAGCACCCCGTCGCCGACGGCTGCAACACCCTGGTCTGGACGCTGCGCCAGAGCCCGTACCACGACATCGACACCCCGGACCTCGGTGTCGACACCGACATCCCCAGGCTGCGCGCCGGCGGGGTCGGCGCCCAGTTCTGGTCCCTGCTGACGCCGAGCGAGGCGCCGGCCTGCGACCAGGTGGTCTCCGAGACCCTGGAGCAGATCGACGTGGCGCTGTCCCTCGTGCGCCGCTACCCCGACAGCCTGTGCCTCGCGCTGACCCCCGGCGACATGGTGGACGCCCGCAACCGGGGCCGGATCGCCGCGTTCCTCGGCCCGGTGCCCGGCCGGACGCTGAGCGGCTCGCTGGGGGCGCTGCGCGCGTTCCACGCGCTGGGCGTACGCGTCCTCGCGCCCGCCGGGGCGCCCTGGGCGCGGGAGGGCCTGACGGTCTTCGGCCACGAGGTGGTCAAGGAGATGAACCGGCTGGGCATGCTGGTGGACCTGGCCGGATGCCCGTCGGCGGTGGCCTGCCAGCTCGCGGGCGCCTCCAAAGCGCCGGTCATCATCTCGAACACCGGGGCCGCGGCCCTCAACCCGCATCCGTCGAACGTGGCCGACGAGGTGCTGCTCGCGCTGCGCGCGGCGGGCGGGCTGGCGATGGTCACCTTCGACACCGAGCGGACCGGGGACTCCCTGCACGCGGTGGCGGACCACGTGGACCACGTACGGGCGCTCGCGGGCCCGAACGGCGTCGGCCTCGGCGCCGCTTTCGGGGCCGAACCCGGCAGCCCCCGCCCGGCCGGCCTGACCGACCCCTCGGGCTACCCGAGGCTGGTCGCCGAACTCCTGGAGCGCGGTTGGACGGAACCCGACCTGGCCCTGCTCACCTGGGGCAACGCCCAACGCGTCCTGCGTGACGCGGAGTTCACCGGCCGCGCGGCCCAACACCGCCGCCCGGCCTAG
- the purE gene encoding 5-(carboxyamino)imidazole ribonucleotide mutase translates to MSTSSTAGPSGPVIGIVMGSDSDWPVMEAAAQALDEFEIPYEVDVVSAHRMPREMIAYGERADARGLKAIIAGAGGAAHLPGMLASVTPLPVIGVPVPLRYLDGMDSLLSIVQMPAGVPVATVSVAGARNAGLLAVRMLAAHDTELLARMRDFQQELNDQATEKGKRLRTKVAGTESFGFGK, encoded by the coding sequence ATGAGCACCAGCTCTACCGCAGGCCCCTCGGGCCCCGTCATCGGCATTGTCATGGGCTCCGACTCGGACTGGCCGGTCATGGAGGCCGCAGCCCAGGCGCTGGACGAGTTCGAGATCCCCTACGAGGTCGACGTCGTCTCCGCGCACCGGATGCCGCGCGAGATGATCGCGTACGGGGAGCGGGCCGACGCACGCGGCCTCAAGGCCATCATCGCGGGCGCCGGCGGCGCCGCCCACCTGCCCGGCATGCTCGCGTCGGTCACCCCGCTGCCCGTGATCGGCGTCCCGGTACCGCTCAGGTACCTCGACGGCATGGACTCCCTGCTGTCGATCGTCCAGATGCCCGCCGGGGTTCCCGTGGCCACCGTCTCCGTCGCCGGAGCGCGCAACGCGGGCCTGCTGGCCGTACGGATGCTGGCCGCGCACGACACGGAGCTGCTGGCCCGGATGCGGGACTTCCAGCAGGAGCTGAACGACCAGGCCACCGAGAAGGGCAAGCGGCTGCGTACGAAGGTCGCCGGCACGGAGTCCTTCGGGTTCGGCAAGTGA
- a CDS encoding GtrA family protein, whose protein sequence is MSTPKNAPALERIRGMAREVAKFGAVGGLGVLVNMGVFNLIRSTTDLQVVRASVIATVVAIASNYLGFRYFAYRDRADNSSHTRTRELTLFAAFSVIGLVIENGVLYTATYGLGWDGSLATNFFKFTGIGIATIFRFWSYRTWVFKALPTPAAASLVVEQRDGQPATATPATPAAPLAPEPAATPVR, encoded by the coding sequence ATGAGCACGCCGAAGAACGCCCCCGCCCTCGAACGCATACGCGGTATGGCCCGGGAGGTCGCCAAGTTCGGGGCGGTCGGCGGGCTGGGCGTGCTGGTGAACATGGGCGTGTTCAACCTGATCCGCAGCACGACCGACCTCCAGGTGGTGCGCGCCAGCGTCATAGCGACCGTGGTGGCCATCGCGTCGAACTACCTCGGCTTCCGCTACTTCGCCTACCGGGACCGCGCCGACAACAGCAGCCACACGCGCACGCGCGAGCTGACGCTGTTCGCCGCGTTCAGCGTGATCGGCCTGGTCATCGAGAACGGCGTGCTGTACACCGCCACCTACGGGCTCGGCTGGGACGGCTCGCTCGCGACGAACTTCTTCAAGTTCACCGGTATCGGCATCGCCACGATCTTCAGGTTCTGGTCCTACCGCACGTGGGTGTTCAAGGCGCTGCCCACGCCCGCCGCGGCCTCGCTGGTCGTCGAACAGCGCGACGGGCAGCCCGCCACGGCGACGCCGGCGACGCCGGCGGCGCCCCTCGCGCCGGAGCCGGCCGCCACGCCGGTCCGCTAG
- a CDS encoding dipeptidase produces MSAAQRLAEARELLAEHPVVDGHNDLPWALREQARYDLDRLDIAGDQRGTLHTDIPRLRAGGVGAQFWSVFVRSDYAGDTAVSATLEQIDGVAQLIARYPEDFARALTADDMETARAEGRIASLMGAEGGHSINNSLATLRALHQLGVRYMTLTHNDTIDWADSATDEARHGGLTGFGREVVREMNRIGMLVDLSHVAETTMRDAIEVSTAPVIFSHSSARAVCDHPRNVPDDVLALLPANGGVAMATFVPKFILPGAVEWTLAADENLRAHGFHHLDTTPGAMALHRAFEAEHPRPVATAATVADHLDHMREVAGVDHIGIGGDYDGTAFTPCGLDDVAGYPNLIAELLTRGWSRADLAKLTWSNAVRALRDAEAVARDLSATRGPSNAVI; encoded by the coding sequence GTGAGCGCCGCGCAGCGCCTGGCCGAGGCGCGCGAGCTGCTGGCCGAGCACCCCGTGGTGGACGGCCACAACGACCTGCCCTGGGCGCTGCGCGAGCAGGCCCGCTACGACCTGGACCGGCTGGACATCGCCGGCGACCAGCGCGGCACCCTGCACACCGACATCCCCCGGCTGCGCGCCGGGGGTGTCGGTGCGCAGTTCTGGTCCGTCTTCGTACGGTCGGACTACGCGGGCGACACGGCGGTCAGCGCCACCCTCGAACAGATCGACGGCGTCGCCCAGCTGATCGCCCGTTACCCCGAGGACTTCGCCCGGGCGCTGACGGCGGACGACATGGAGACGGCCCGCGCCGAGGGCCGGATCGCCTCGCTGATGGGCGCCGAGGGCGGGCACTCCATCAACAACTCGCTCGCCACCCTGCGCGCCCTGCACCAGCTCGGCGTGCGGTACATGACGCTCACGCACAACGACACCATCGACTGGGCGGACTCGGCCACCGACGAGGCCCGGCACGGCGGCCTCACCGGCTTCGGCCGCGAGGTCGTGCGCGAGATGAACCGCATCGGCATGCTCGTCGACCTCTCGCACGTCGCCGAGACGACGATGCGGGACGCCATCGAGGTGTCCACCGCGCCGGTGATCTTCTCGCACTCCTCCGCGCGTGCCGTGTGCGACCACCCGCGCAACGTCCCGGACGACGTGCTGGCGCTGCTCCCGGCCAACGGCGGGGTGGCCATGGCCACCTTCGTGCCGAAGTTCATCCTGCCCGGGGCCGTGGAGTGGACGCTGGCCGCCGACGAGAACCTGCGCGCGCACGGCTTCCACCACCTCGACACCACGCCCGGGGCGATGGCCCTGCACCGGGCCTTCGAGGCGGAGCACCCGCGCCCGGTGGCCACGGCCGCCACCGTCGCGGACCACCTGGACCACATGCGCGAGGTGGCGGGCGTCGACCACATCGGCATCGGCGGCGACTACGACGGCACGGCCTTCACCCCGTGCGGGCTGGACGACGTGGCGGGCTACCCGAACCTGATCGCGGAGCTGCTGACCCGCGGCTGGTCCCGTGCCGACCTGGCCAAGCTGACCTGGTCCAACGCGGTACGGGCGCTGCGCGACGCCGAAGCGGTGGCGCGCGACCTGTCGGCGACCCGCGGCCCCTCCAACGCGGTGATCTAG
- a CDS encoding glycosyltransferase family 87 protein — protein MSATSSPPAAPDSAPAAPHDGQGTSPGAGRGRGALVGVVALWSATRALMLWLLVHDFHSSNLVRVDVSGTYHTWYQVLITWSMPHDDITWQYPPAAAAIFLSPDLLPFLTYFQAFVALTVLCDGVILAGLVRAARRSDGSMAGALLWLVTLPLLMATPFARYDLQVTLLAVGSLLCLRHRPRLGGVIAGIGAMVKVWPLLTLLGTPRGRSTREAVVAAALSCAALLAVFAALFRDSLGFLGNQGDRGVQVESVGGSALMLAMRTKVWPGKIAFQYGAFEYVGPYVPVIARASLALTVAGFLLLLLWRVKARRWTTATPLDAALCAVMVFTVTSRVISPQYMIWLLGLAAVCLTSRHTTQRPVAWLLAAAAVLTSLVFPVWYGDVLQNTWFGTLLLCARNGVLLYATVWSGVRLWKATVSTAGVEPGPARTPGPARAERG, from the coding sequence ATGAGCGCTACCAGCAGCCCCCCGGCCGCCCCCGACTCGGCCCCGGCGGCCCCGCACGACGGGCAGGGAACCTCCCCGGGAGCCGGGCGGGGACGCGGCGCCCTCGTGGGGGTAGTGGCCCTCTGGTCGGCCACCCGGGCGCTGATGCTGTGGCTGCTCGTGCACGACTTCCACAGCTCGAACCTCGTGCGCGTGGACGTCAGCGGGACGTACCACACCTGGTACCAAGTCCTGATCACATGGTCGATGCCGCACGACGACATCACCTGGCAGTACCCGCCGGCGGCCGCGGCGATCTTCCTCTCGCCCGACCTGCTGCCGTTCCTCACCTACTTCCAGGCCTTCGTCGCCCTGACGGTGCTCTGCGACGGCGTCATCCTCGCCGGCCTGGTCCGCGCCGCCCGCCGCAGTGACGGCAGCATGGCCGGCGCCCTGCTCTGGCTGGTCACGCTGCCGCTGCTGATGGCGACGCCGTTCGCGCGCTACGACCTCCAGGTGACGCTGCTCGCGGTCGGTTCGCTGTTGTGCCTGCGCCACCGCCCCCGGCTCGGCGGTGTGATCGCGGGCATCGGCGCGATGGTCAAGGTGTGGCCGCTGCTCACCCTGCTGGGCACCCCGCGCGGCAGGTCCACGCGGGAGGCCGTCGTCGCGGCCGCCCTGTCCTGCGCGGCGCTGCTCGCCGTCTTCGCGGCCCTCTTCCGGGACTCCCTCGGCTTCCTCGGCAACCAGGGCGACCGGGGCGTCCAGGTCGAGTCCGTCGGCGGCTCGGCGCTGATGCTCGCCATGAGGACGAAGGTCTGGCCGGGGAAGATCGCCTTCCAGTACGGCGCCTTCGAGTACGTCGGCCCGTACGTCCCGGTCATCGCGCGGGCCTCGCTCGCCCTCACCGTGGCCGGCTTCCTGCTGCTGCTCCTGTGGCGGGTCAAGGCGCGTCGCTGGACGACCGCGACCCCGCTGGACGCCGCGCTCTGCGCGGTCATGGTGTTCACCGTGACCAGCCGCGTCATCAGCCCCCAGTACATGATCTGGCTGCTCGGCCTCGCGGCCGTCTGCCTGACCTCCAGGCACACCACCCAGCGCCCGGTCGCATGGCTGCTGGCCGCCGCCGCGGTGCTGACGTCGCTGGTGTTCCCCGTCTGGTACGGCGACGTCCTGCAGAACACCTGGTTCGGCACGCTCCTGCTGTGCGCCCGCAACGGCGTCCTGCTCTACGCGACCGTCTGGTCCGGCGTCCGGCTGTGGAAGGCGACCGTCAGCACCGCAGGCGTGGAGCCCGGCCCGGCCCGGACACCCGGACCCGCCCGGGCCGAGCGCGGCTAG